One genomic window of SAR202 cluster bacterium includes the following:
- a CDS encoding DoxX family membrane protein — protein MIMGVRLLLAVVFLSSGVTKLVAPRQFARDVQQYRILPPRASKGFGLMLPFVEIAVAVSFLTGYFTSWAEMVAAFLIVCFITAVATAMRKGLNLSCSCFGLLYRERVGWITQVRDFFLLLLVASVYFFEKEPRTLFGMFRTLDEPLSIAGMGLSLAAVVFVGYVFRISVKGTRRRLERAREHGFSLASD, from the coding sequence ATGATAATGGGGGTCAGACTCCTGTTAGCAGTTGTGTTCCTTTCTTCTGGCGTGACCAAACTAGTCGCGCCGCGTCAGTTTGCGCGGGACGTACAGCAATATCGTATCTTACCGCCTCGGGCTTCAAAGGGCTTCGGGCTCATGTTGCCATTCGTTGAGATCGCAGTGGCGGTGAGCTTCTTGACGGGCTACTTTACTTCCTGGGCCGAGATGGTCGCAGCCTTCCTAATTGTTTGCTTCATCACGGCAGTCGCGACGGCGATGCGCAAAGGTCTTAACCTATCGTGCAGTTGTTTCGGTTTGCTCTACCGAGAACGCGTAGGCTGGATAACACAGGTAAGAGATTTCTTCCTTCTGTTATTAGTGGCCAGCGTGTACTTCTTTGAAAAGGAGCCTAGGACACTCTTTGGTATGTTTAGAACTTTGGATGAGCCGCTTTCAATTGCAGGAATGGGCCTAAGTCTTGCGGCCGTTGTCTTTGTTGGATATGTTTTTCGCATCTCAGTTAAGGGAACCCGTCGGCGGCTCGAACGCGCGCGCGAGCATGGCTTTTCGTTAGCCTCAGACTAG
- a CDS encoding helix-turn-helix transcriptional regulator yields the protein MDEDGRSPGHENLTPREQEVLGLLRQGLTGRQVALHLGISLLTAETHVKHIKAKLGLRGRGWDR from the coding sequence ATGGACGAGGATGGCCGCTCTCCAGGTCACGAAAACCTTACGCCGCGGGAGCAAGAAGTTCTTGGTCTGCTTCGACAAGGCCTCACCGGCAGGCAGGTCGCCCTACACTTGGGAATCAGCCTATTGACCGCCGAAACACATGTGAAGCACATCAAAGCGAAGCTTGGGTTACGCGGTAGAGGCTGGGATCGTTGA
- the aroQ gene encoding type II 3-dehydroquinate dehydratase, whose amino-acid sequence MKILVINGPNLNNLGKRDPAQYGKDTLADIEKRIRDRAAALKVEVDCFQSNHEGAIIDFLQATAPSASGIIINAGGLTHYSIAIRDALADSRLPFIEVHLSNIHAREEFRRHSVMASIAVGQIAGLGWRGYVYALEHLVSRLTEAKT is encoded by the coding sequence ATGAAAATCCTCGTCATCAACGGCCCGAACCTCAATAACTTGGGCAAGCGCGATCCTGCGCAATACGGCAAGGACACGCTGGCCGACATCGAAAAGCGCATCCGCGACCGGGCGGCCGCCCTCAAGGTGGAGGTCGATTGCTTCCAGTCGAACCACGAGGGTGCGATAATCGACTTCTTGCAGGCGACCGCGCCGTCCGCCTCCGGCATCATCATCAACGCCGGCGGGCTCACGCACTACAGCATTGCCATCCGCGACGCGCTGGCGGACTCCCGCCTGCCGTTCATCGAGGTGCACCTGTCCAACATCCACGCGCGCGAGGAGTTCCGGCGCCATTCGGTTATGGCGTCGATCGCCGTAGGCCAAATAGCCGGCCTTGGGTGGCGCGGGTACGTGTACGCGCTGGAGCACCTGGTGTCGAGATTGACCGAGGCTAAGACCTAG
- a CDS encoding aminopeptidase P family protein — translation MPARLKKLRKAIQDKELDAILISSQENRRWLSGFTGSAGYLLITQGAAILGTDFRYTDQAAKQAPQFRVDRITRGTEWFVKQVAELKVKKVGFEGGHMTFDTHAAFLKAIADAPESDRWELVPTSDMVDKLRAVKDKEELKLLTRAIEISDEALVEVSKGLKPGITEAEVAWELEKAMRARGAEGLAFDTIVGAGVNAAMAHHRADETVIQAGVPIVIDMGAKYKGYCADLTRTVIIGEPDEQFRKIYGIVLKAQVEAEERVRTGMTGADTDKIARDIIADAGFGDFFGHSLGHGVGLAVHEYPRVGAKSPDVLEDGMLLTIEPGIYLSEWGGVRIEDVVVMEKGRARVISKAPKISV, via the coding sequence ATTCCCGCGAGACTCAAGAAGCTTCGCAAGGCCATCCAGGACAAAGAGCTGGACGCCATTCTCATCTCCAGCCAGGAGAACCGGCGCTGGCTCTCCGGCTTCACCGGCTCTGCCGGATACCTGCTCATCACGCAGGGGGCCGCCATCCTGGGCACGGACTTCCGTTACACGGACCAGGCAGCGAAGCAGGCGCCGCAGTTCCGCGTGGACCGCATCACGCGCGGGACCGAGTGGTTCGTCAAGCAGGTGGCCGAGCTGAAGGTGAAGAAGGTGGGCTTCGAAGGCGGGCATATGACATTCGATACCCACGCCGCATTTCTGAAGGCGATCGCCGACGCGCCGGAGTCCGACCGCTGGGAGCTGGTCCCGACGTCCGACATGGTGGACAAGCTGCGGGCCGTAAAGGATAAGGAAGAGCTCAAGCTCCTCACCCGCGCCATCGAGATTTCAGACGAGGCGCTGGTGGAGGTGTCGAAGGGCCTCAAGCCGGGCATCACGGAGGCGGAGGTCGCCTGGGAGCTGGAGAAGGCGATGCGCGCGCGCGGCGCTGAGGGGCTGGCGTTCGACACGATCGTGGGCGCGGGCGTGAACGCAGCGATGGCCCACCACCGCGCGGACGAGACGGTCATCCAGGCCGGCGTGCCGATCGTCATCGACATGGGGGCCAAGTACAAGGGCTACTGCGCCGACCTGACGCGCACCGTCATCATCGGCGAGCCGGACGAGCAGTTCCGAAAGATATACGGGATTGTGCTGAAGGCGCAGGTAGAGGCCGAAGAGCGCGTCCGCACGGGCATGACCGGGGCGGATACGGACAAGATTGCGCGCGATATAATAGCTGATGCCGGCTTCGGCGACTTCTTCGGCCACAGCCTGGGCCACGGCGTGGGGCTGGCCGTCCACGAGTACCCGCGCGTGGGCGCGAAGAGCCCGGACGTGCTGGAGGACGGCATGCTGCTCACGATCGAGCCGGGCATCTACCTCTCGGAGTGGGGCGGCGTGCGCATCGAGGACGTGGTGGTAATGGAGAAGGGCCGCGCCCGCGTAATCAGCAAAGCGCCCAAGATAAGCGTCTAA
- the efp gene encoding elongation factor P, with protein sequence MTIGFGDLKKGLSIEMDGDPFVIVDFERQKMQQRAPVTRIRFRNLRTGKVLDKTYSGFDVKLSPAQIERRKASYIYEDGGIHYFMDSGTFEQFPLNEDQISDALPYMKEQTEVDVVLFGGDPINIELPITVDLRVEETEPGFKGDTATGGNKPARMETGLMVPVPLFVNTGDTIRIDTRTNTYLARL encoded by the coding sequence ATGACCATCGGTTTTGGCGATCTCAAGAAGGGCCTGTCCATCGAGATGGATGGCGACCCGTTTGTGATCGTCGATTTTGAGCGGCAGAAGATGCAGCAGCGCGCGCCGGTGACGCGTATAAGGTTCCGCAACCTGCGGACCGGCAAGGTGCTGGACAAGACCTACTCAGGCTTCGACGTGAAGCTGAGCCCGGCCCAGATTGAGCGCCGCAAGGCTTCGTATATCTACGAGGACGGCGGCATCCACTACTTCATGGACTCAGGCACCTTTGAGCAGTTCCCGCTCAACGAGGACCAGATATCGGACGCCCTGCCCTACATGAAGGAGCAGACCGAGGTGGACGTGGTCCTCTTCGGCGGCGACCCGATCAACATTGAGCTTCCGATCACCGTCGACCTCCGCGTCGAGGAGACGGAGCCCGGTTTCAAGGGCGACACGGCCACCGGCGGCAACAAGCCCGCCAGGATGGAGACCGGCCTCATGGTGCCGGTCCCCCTGTTTGTGAACACAGGCGACACGATCAGGATCGACACGCGGACGAATACCTACCTCGCAAGGCTATAG
- the xseA gene encoding exodeoxyribonuclease VII large subunit, with translation MAVYSVAQVTSYLRDLLAMDSVLRDVWVRGEVGNLSRPGSGHCYFNLRDSGTMMRCAMFKRAGPQGSTAALLKEGAAVIVHGKVTMYEARGEVQIVVDIVQPEGVGELQLKLEQLKLKLQTEGLFEESRKRPFPQFPRRIGVITSPSGAVWHDIQTVIGRRYPLVELVLAPSPVQGDGCCPGVVDAFERLNEIDDIDLVILARGGGSLEDLWGFNEEEVARAIFSSRAPVISAIGHETDYTIADLVADRRAPTPSAAAEMAVPNRIELAQRVVAYRNAMTEYMTERVQSGRDEIDAMVPRMERFLPDFDALRIQIDDRLRLAAKTLHRDVAMKMDRVYNTKLRLESLSPKDTLRRGYAIVQKEPGSEVVSDASQVAAGDSVRVTVAAGGFGATVAAISQEG, from the coding sequence ATGGCCGTCTACTCCGTCGCGCAGGTAACCTCTTACCTGCGCGACCTCCTGGCAATGGACTCCGTCCTACGGGACGTGTGGGTCCGGGGAGAGGTGGGCAACCTCTCCCGGCCAGGCTCGGGCCACTGCTACTTCAATCTCCGCGACTCCGGCACGATGATGCGCTGCGCCATGTTCAAGCGCGCAGGCCCGCAGGGCAGCACTGCGGCGCTCCTCAAGGAGGGGGCCGCCGTCATTGTGCACGGCAAGGTGACGATGTACGAGGCCCGCGGCGAGGTCCAGATCGTTGTGGACATCGTCCAGCCGGAGGGCGTGGGCGAGCTGCAGCTCAAGCTGGAGCAGCTAAAGCTCAAGCTCCAGACGGAAGGGCTCTTCGAGGAGTCCCGCAAGAGGCCGTTCCCCCAGTTCCCACGGCGCATCGGCGTTATCACCTCGCCCAGCGGCGCAGTATGGCACGACATACAGACCGTCATCGGCCGTCGCTACCCCCTCGTCGAGCTCGTCCTCGCGCCCAGCCCCGTCCAGGGCGACGGCTGCTGCCCGGGGGTTGTGGACGCCTTTGAGCGCCTCAACGAGATCGACGACATCGACCTCGTTATCCTCGCGCGCGGAGGCGGGTCGCTGGAAGACCTGTGGGGCTTCAACGAGGAAGAGGTTGCGAGGGCGATCTTTTCCAGCCGCGCGCCCGTCATCAGCGCCATCGGCCACGAGACGGACTACACGATCGCCGACCTGGTGGCGGACCGCCGCGCACCGACGCCGTCCGCGGCAGCGGAGATGGCGGTGCCGAACCGCATCGAGCTTGCGCAGCGCGTCGTAGCCTACCGCAACGCGATGACCGAATACATGACCGAGCGCGTGCAATCCGGCCGGGACGAGATCGACGCGATGGTCCCGCGGATGGAGCGTTTCCTGCCGGACTTCGACGCGCTGCGAATCCAGATCGACGACAGGCTGCGGCTGGCGGCGAAAACGCTCCACCGCGACGTGGCGATGAAGATGGACCGCGTCTACAACACGAAGCTGCGGCTGGAGTCGCTCAGCCCGAAGGACACCCTCCGCCGGGGGTATGCTATAGTACAGAAAGAGCCCGGCAGCGAGGTAGTGAGCGACGCCTCGCAGGTTGCCGCAGGCGACTCCGTGCGGGTTACGGTGGCCGCCGGGGGCTTTGGCGCAACAGTGGCCGCAATTAGCCAGGAAGGGTAA
- the xseB gene encoding exodeoxyribonuclease VII small subunit, whose amino-acid sequence MPESTNGQVTFESALAELDQVVTALEAGALPLSEATRLYERGMKLARICNEMLVAAELRITQIQTAYGEQMRLPPQETEA is encoded by the coding sequence ATGCCGGAGAGCACAAACGGCCAGGTGACCTTTGAGTCGGCGCTTGCCGAGCTTGACCAGGTGGTTACCGCCCTGGAGGCGGGGGCGCTGCCGCTCTCGGAGGCTACACGCCTCTACGAGCGAGGCATGAAGCTGGCGCGGATCTGCAACGAGATGCTCGTCGCCGCCGAGCTGCGCATCACGCAGATACAGACGGCATACGGCGAGCAGATGCGGCTTCCTCCGCAGGAGACCGAGGCCTGA